A stretch of the Theileria equi strain WA chromosome 1, complete sequence genome encodes the following:
- a CDS encoding hypothetical protein (encoded by transcript BEWA_022300A) — translation MSEAKTQGNPLQQGAMFMAGLTLLQSLRVALTGAKFALDRFKIPQQHASSFINMVHNPMELATFTGIFLINALTWTGGWFNGCAKYFAAVTNMTLCCSFILLLFAFTSGGSLGNLTFYYWAIVFASFIYGLNVACVMNVGSASAAFFSVGMPISGIQVCIYYYVFTKLAEWHNWSNVSYWVIVWQLIIAIVIAAVSASVWIAVAVKGGANNNSGADAKQAKDTPTGAWSPILMAMVGMGGIYAFYPAIAPYKLTDVGTGYTVDLVVLFVSAVPSLVIAALCSYSETSPDRPWTSKNTAWHFTWILAIPHLTAMILCLVTLHYPGSGLATSIKSSGLKVGVITVTLKFCEEGLKAVSYAGAGKQVGKYCTKNCREDQCGCSTGGGACKCCCKCDEGSGQCKPSECKSKDCKCCKENEDPSGFGQRVERGWHVRQLNPLVPVMSDARFWESLRPFLLFMKMKNFNGSWIVYILKAMAICRSEERILHCALAYSRVFKYTLVKIRVVIYTNNVVV, via the exons ATGTCGGAAGCAAAAACCCAGGGAAATCCCCTTCAGCAAGGCGCCATGTTCATGGCAGGGctgactctgttgcagtctctccgtgtggcgttaactggagcaaagtttgcacttgacagatttaaaattcctcagcaGCATgccagttcgttcattaacatggtccataatcctatggaactggcaacgtttactggcATTTTTCTTATAAATGCTCTCACATGGACAGGTGGCTGGTTTAATGGTTGTGCCAAGTACTTTGCCGCTGTAACGAATATGACGCTTTGTTGTTCCTTCATTCTACTCCTCTTTGCATTCACGTCTGGAGGCTCGTTGGGCAATCTCaccttctactactgggCTATAGTCTTCGCTTCATTTATATATGGACTGAATGTGGCATGTGTAATGAATGTGGGAAGTGCGAGTGCCGCCTTTTTCAGTGTAGGAATGCCTATCTCTGGAATTCAAGTTTGCATCTACTACTACGTCTTCACTAAGTTGGCTGAGTGGCATAACTGGTCAAACGTTAGTTACTGGGTTATTGTTTGGCAACTTATCATTGCAATAGTGATTGCAGCAGTCTCAGCTTCTGTATGGATTGCCGTTGCTGTTAAAGGTGGTGCCAATAATAACTCTGGTGCTGATGCTAAACAAGctaaagatactcctaCTGGTGCTTGGTCTCCAATTCTCATGGCTATGGTTGGTATGGGTGGCATATACGCCTTCTATCCTGCCATTGCTCCTTACAAATTGACTGACGTTGGCACTGGCTACACTGTTGATCTTGTTGTCTTATTCGTTAGCGCAGTTCCTTCTCTTGTTATTGCAGCTCTATGCTCATATAGTGAAACCAGTCCAGATAGACCATGGACCAGTAAGAATACTGCATGGCATTTTACTTGGATTCTGGCCATTCCACATCTTACTGCAATGATCTTGTGCCTTGTTACACTTCATTACCCTGGTAGTGGACTAGCTACCTCTATAAAGAGCAGTGGTTTAAAGGTTGGAGTCATTACTGTTACCTTAAAGTTCTGCGAAGAGGGACTTAAGGCAGTATCTTATGCCGGAGCTGGTAAGCAAGTGggtaaatactgcacaAAAAACTGCCGAGAGGACCAATGCGGATGCAGCACCGGAGGCGGAGCTTGCAAATGTTGCTGCAAATGCGATGAAGGAAGTGGACAATGCAAACCCAGCGAATGTAAAAGCAAAGACTGCAAGTGCTGcaaagagaatgaag ATCCATCTGGTTTTGGACAAAGAGTGGAACGTGGATGGCATGTGAGACAGTTAAATCCTCTTGTACCAGTAATGTCAGATGCAAGGTTTTGGGAAAGTCTGAGACCTTTTTTATTGtttatgaagatgaagaattttaatggatcCTGGATcgtttatattttaaaggcGATGGCCATCTGTAGGTCTGAGGAAAGGATTCTGCATTGTGCCTTAGCCTACTCTAGAGTCTTCAAATACACACTAGTGAAGATTAGAGTCGTTATATACACCAATAACGTAGTTGTCTAG
- a CDS encoding hypothetical protein (encoded by transcript BEWA_022310A): MSDTQPEEFVERGLFEDTDESEDEPTEEPTEVVHQTMKCKIKPELSDNLTVCKFPPTLSVSTLSIQEELERLKRNPELVDKPPNTTKTIRWRKKEDESIDGDSEMESNTHLVEWDDGTFTLFVGKTPLDVESRKEIVFLLEDSLEELKPVHALIEERLQTRFSNLLKKELIRKKPDVRRQKMALTSISEAISSELSLQKQMVLMRENERLRKIQQGSMVQRGLTRTFLESDSDEEMQ; this comes from the exons ATGAGTGACACGCAACCCGAAG AATTTGTCGAGAGAGGCCTCTTTGAAGATACCGATGAGTCGGAAGATGAACCAACCGAGGAACCCACAGAGGTCGTACACCAGACCATGAAGTGTAAAATAAAGCCGGAACTGAGTGATAATTTGACAGTCTGCAAATTCCCACCGACGCTCTCGGTATCCACTCTTTCCATACAAGAAGAACTGGAACGTCTAAAGAGGAATCCAGAACTCGTAGATAAACCACCAAATACCACAAAGACCATtagatggagaaaaaaggaggatgaatcAATAGATGGTGATTCAGAAATGGAAAGTAATACTCACCTGGTGGAATGGGATGATGGCACATTTACCCTATTTGTAGGTAAAACGCCCTTGGATGTAGAATCAAGAAAGGaaattgtatttttacTTGAAGACTCTCTGGAAGAGCTAAAACCAGTTCATGCACTAATCGAAGAGCGCTTGCAAACTAGATTTTCAAATTTACTCAAAAAAGAGTTGATAAGAAAGAAACCAGATGTCAGGAGACAAAAGATGGCTCTAACATCGATCTCCGAGGCTATTTCCTCTGAATTGTCGCTTCAAAAG CAAATGGTTTTGATGCGAGAAAATGAGCGCCTAAGAAAGATCCAGCAAGGGAGCATGGTCCAAAGGGGACTCACTAGAACCTTTTTGGAGAGCGACTCTGATGAAGAGATGCAGTAG
- a CDS encoding hypothetical protein (encoded by transcript BEWA_022320A), producing the protein MNSARSTEDVDNEDLFAGLALQRQWDDKPDLDQLYTTLMEVYCKLENNEDVSEQQERLYLLGTRVKAKTGSFMNSWRYKMKHMATNVRVLKMKKKTVAWNIPRIEQNYLAKCKFYQKKKSFNEVYDKLGRIVSRLPNVKQLDSTASELLNRRIKIMTKIDKLKEQIEAQKSQIDSIYLLLSKE; encoded by the exons ATGAACTCAGCCAGAAGCACAGAGGACGTGGATAACGAAGACCTGTTCGCAGGTCTCGCTCTGCAGCGCCAATGGGATGATAAACCAGATTTGGATCAACTATACACCACGCTTATGGAAGTTTACTGCAAACTGGAAAATAACGAGGATGTCAGTGAACAGCAGGAGAGACTATACCTCCTAGGAACGAGAGTAAAGGCGAAAACAGGCTCGTTTATGAACTCTTGGAGGTATAAAATGAAGCATATGGCAACCAATGTTAGAGtgttaaagatgaagaaaaagacGGTAGCATGGAAT ATACCAAGAATCGAGCAAAACTATTTGGCGAAatgcaaattttatcaaaagAAAAAGAGTTTTAATGAAGTCTATGATAAGCTCGGAAGAATAGTGTCGAGGTTACCAAATGTCAAACAATTGGATTCAACAGCTTCAGAGCTGTTGAATAGACGTATTAAAATAATGACAAAAATTGACAAGCTAAAGGAGCAGATAGAGGCtcaaaaatcgcaaattgACAGTATTTATCTCTTATTGAGCAAGGAATAG